The stretch of DNA CAATTACGCGATCGCTTGTATCGAGAATTGGAAACTAATGTCGCTTTACGCATTGAGGAAACTGATTCGGCAGAAAAATTCTTAGTTTCGGGAAGAGGTGAACTACATTTAGGCATCTTAATCGAAACCATGCGAAGAGAAGGCTATGAGTTCCAAGTTTCTCAGCCTCAAGTAATTTATCGCGAAATTAATGGTCAACCCTGTGAACCTTTTGAATATTTAGTTTTAGATGTTCCTGAAGAAGCAGTTGGTAGTTGTATAGAACGTCTGGGACAAAGAAAAGGAGAAATGCAGGATATGCAAACGGGAGTTAACGGACGGACTCAGTTAGAATTTGTCATTCCTGCACGAGGTTTGATCGGTTTCCGTGGTGAATTTATTCGTCTCAGTCGCGGTGAAGGAATTATGAATCATAGTTTCCTGGAATATCGTCCGCTATCAGGAGAATTGGAAACTCGTTACAACGGTGTAATGGTTGCTTTTGAAGAAGGTGTTGCTACCTTCTATGCCCTCAAAAATGCTGAAGATCGAGGTGTCTTCTTTATTACGCCAGGTACTAAAGTTTACAAAGGCATGATTGTTGGCGAACACAACCGTCCTCAAGATTTGGATTTAAATGTCTGTAAAACCAAACAATTAACTAACCATCGTTCGGCAACAGGCGATGAATTGGTACAATTACAAACTCCTGTAGATATGAGTTTAGAACGAGCATTAGAATATATTGGGTCAGATGAATTGGTAGAAGTAACTCCCCAATCAATTCGTCTTCGCAAGATCAAAGCTAAAAAATTAGCTCAACGTTAATAACCTAGGGGTAATTCATGAATTACCCCGACTATAGTGCTGATTCCCGTACCTTGCTCAATTCCAAATCTTTTTAAACTAGATTTAAGAGTAAATTTTGCATTTAATCAATTATGACAGAGAATAACCTAGCCCGCGATCGCTTTCGTGCAGCTTATGAAAATCGCTATACTTGGGACGAGCAATTTCCAGGTTACACAACTGATTTAGAACTCAAACAAAGCGAGGAAGTCTATACAGCAAATATTCGTGTCAATAGCGATTTGTCTGTAGAAGTTACAGGAATTGAAGACGAACAAGTTAAAGAAAGCGTTTATAACCAAATGCGGGATATTATTACTCACCGCAAACGCAACTCTTTTGAACAGGCACACGGTAAAAGCACTTTTTCTCTCGGTGAAGAAGATGCTACTGGTGCCGTAGAAATTTTGGTTAAAGGCGATGCTATGGGTTCTAATTATAAAATCCGTGGTACAGAAATTTGTCAAGTCAGCCGGGTGATGGGACCAATTGCTTTTGTGATCAATACTAATGAAAGTCTCGACACGGGCAATGGTTACGTTTCCACTGGTTATAATGCGATCTTCCGTGATTCTAAAACAAATGAATTAAAAGGCAAACGAGAATTTAAAGAAAGCTACGAAAAATTTGGTAATTACTACCTTCCTACGGAACAAATCATCGAATCGATTGATAAAGAAGGTGAAAAAATAACCACAGAGTTCATATTTAGTAATATCAAATTACTCGAACCTGCAACCGTCGTTTAATCGCGATCGCTATCTGGTTAATTTAGGTAATATAGATAACTTTGAAATTCTTTAACCTGTAAAGGTTAGGATCGAAATAACTGGATTAGTAAAACCTTAAAAAGGATAATCGATAATGTCATTAGCACTAACTGAACAAAACGTAGAAGAAGTTCTCGACGAAATGCGCCCTTATTTAATGGCTGATGGTGGTAACGTCGAGTTAGTCGAAATTGAAGGTCCAATTGTTAAACTAAGATTGCAAGGTGCTTGTGGTTCTTGCCCCAGTTCGACGATGACTTTAAAAATGGGAATTGAACGCCGTTTAAGAGAAAAAATCCCCGAAATTGCCGAAGTAGAACAAGCATTATAATTTTTCGTAGGGGCGGTTCATAAACTGCCCTTACATTTAAGCAACTTTTCTCCTCGAACTTTGAGTAAGTATCAGGTTTATAGTTATTT from Stanieria cyanosphaera PCC 7437 encodes:
- a CDS encoding DUF3386 domain-containing protein; this encodes MTENNLARDRFRAAYENRYTWDEQFPGYTTDLELKQSEEVYTANIRVNSDLSVEVTGIEDEQVKESVYNQMRDIITHRKRNSFEQAHGKSTFSLGEEDATGAVEILVKGDAMGSNYKIRGTEICQVSRVMGPIAFVINTNESLDTGNGYVSTGYNAIFRDSKTNELKGKREFKESYEKFGNYYLPTEQIIESIDKEGEKITTEFIFSNIKLLEPATVV
- a CDS encoding NifU family protein, whose product is MSLALTEQNVEEVLDEMRPYLMADGGNVELVEIEGPIVKLRLQGACGSCPSSTMTLKMGIERRLREKIPEIAEVEQAL